From one Macrobrachium nipponense isolate FS-2020 chromosome 37, ASM1510439v2, whole genome shotgun sequence genomic stretch:
- the LOC135209198 gene encoding glutamic acid-rich protein-like: MSEKSALDKLKLNNFIVKNRNAVRRGKAHIANKLVKRSRELRNAKADNDLKKNKNCRKADKLIEEIRILRKFYEDDVTKYALLNTKTLLEVSNDPTATLEERALCRIATYKTVVPEIEEFRSQYPDWEQKLPRLLKTMGLQYRKKRLKKLDIQGRKETFLEKEHQTTCVLQQLTDLEVDRRLLAKTSSMEKESKEEESDNAKSSGKSKRKDHSQDGSEDSTEYIPKKKMKKSDKNLSKKDAKKQITESKNMSSESETDRTGSLESKGDNEMESNLVDKESITVLNEGTIHSSTVGMKRKMKLSESVSEDEGISGDNSSSEEEEEEQSTGGGFTKEEMKKPDHREVSILKRAMLTKMMAQVKKTLHAKVVQKKKKKKKKKKKKKKKKKKKKKKILMRTPPVVMGQKTAKNPMQMFMRMRVRMKNHLKSVK; encoded by the exons ATTGTGAAGAACCGCAATGCAGTACGGAGAGGGAAAGCTCACATTGCGAACAAGCTGGTCAAGCGATCACGAGAACTTCGCAATGCAAAAGCAGACAATGacctgaaaaagaataaaaactgcaGGAAAGCAGATAAGTTGATAGAAGAGATCAGGATATTAAGG AAGTTTTACGAAGATGATGTAACCAAGTATGCTCTACTCAACACAAAGACACTGCTGGAGGTCAGCAATGAT cCCACTGCTACTCTAGAAGAGCGAGCACTATGTCGGATTGCAACCTACAAAACTGTTGTTCCAGAAATAGAGGAATTCCGAAGCCAATATCCTGACTGGGAACAAAAACTTCCACGGTTATTAAAG ACAATGGGTCTCCAGTACCGAAAGAAAAGGCTGAAGAAGCTCGACATACAAGggagaaaagaaacatttttggaGAAAGAACACCAGACCACCTGCGTTCTCCAGCAGCTCACCGACCTCGAGGTGGATCGCCGACTTCTGGCGAAAACGAGTAGCATGGAGAAGGAATCCAAGGAAGAGGAAAGTGATAATGCAAAATCGTCTGGCAAAAGTAAGAGAAAAGATCATAGTCAGGATGGTTCTGAAGACAGTACTGAGTATattccaaaaaagaaaatgaagaaaagtgatAAAAATCTCTCTAAGAAAGATGCAAAGAAACAGATTACCGAGAGCAAAAATATGAGCTCAGAAAGTGAAACTGACAGGACTGGCAGTTTGGAGAGTAAGGgtgataatgaaatggaaagcaaTCTTGTAGACAAAGAAAGTATTACTGTGCTGAATGAAGGAACTATACACAGTTCCACAGTTgggatgaaaagaaaaatgaagctaTCAGAAAGTGTATCTGAAGATGAGGGTATTTCTGGAGATAACAGTAGcagtgaagaggaggaggaggaacagagtACAGGTGGTGGTTTTACAAAGGAGGAAATGAAGAAGCCTGATCACAGAGAAGTCTCCATTCTGAAGAGAGCAATGCTGACGAAGATGATGGCTCAAGTCAAGAAGACATTGCATGCAAAAGTggtccagaagaagaagaagaagaagaagaagaagaagaagaagaagaagaagaagaagaagaagaagaaaaagattttgATGAGGACGCCTCCAGTGGTGATGGGTCAGAAGACAGCGAAGAATCCGATGCAGATGTTCATGAGAATGAGAGTGAGGATGAAGAATCATCTGAAAAGTGTGAAGTAA